The following are from one region of the Qipengyuania flava genome:
- a CDS encoding energy transducer TonB has protein sequence MTEQGTRFSNTKKRLNPWVILLIALIHIGLFYALIRSLAPDAVSQVERSVVSAFTVTVTAPEEPPEPQAPEPEGAAGDPGREAVPKPTTAPEPEVRIREDRPAPRAASTGAADTAGATDDGTGTGRSGEGVGTGSGTGGSGQGGGIASKPVLIRAITDASAFPVPPGGRQARIGKSVIVRLSVSAAGRVTGCSVYRASPFPETDAVVCRLAYEQIRFEPARDRAGNPVAATFYYQQRFFN, from the coding sequence ATGACCGAGCAGGGCACCCGATTTTCGAACACGAAGAAACGGCTCAACCCGTGGGTTATCCTGCTGATAGCATTGATTCACATAGGATTATTCTACGCGCTGATACGTAGTCTGGCTCCCGACGCCGTCTCGCAGGTCGAGCGCAGCGTGGTGTCGGCATTTACCGTCACGGTAACCGCGCCCGAAGAACCGCCCGAGCCGCAGGCGCCCGAACCCGAAGGCGCGGCCGGCGATCCCGGGCGCGAAGCCGTGCCGAAGCCGACCACGGCCCCGGAACCCGAAGTTCGCATTCGCGAGGATCGGCCCGCGCCGCGCGCAGCCTCGACCGGCGCCGCGGACACGGCGGGCGCTACCGATGACGGGACCGGCACCGGACGGTCGGGCGAAGGGGTTGGCACGGGCAGCGGAACCGGCGGCAGCGGACAGGGCGGCGGCATCGCGAGCAAACCCGTTCTTATCCGGGCCATCACGGATGCGAGCGCCTTTCCCGTACCTCCCGGCGGACGGCAGGCGCGGATCGGCAAATCGGTCATCGTGCGCTTGTCGGTTTCAGCGGCCGGACGGGTCACGGGATGCAGCGTCTACCGGGCCAGCCCGTTTCCCGAGACCGACGCAGTGGTGTGCCGATTGGCCTACGAGCAAATCCGCTTCGAGCCCGCCCGCGACCGCGCGGGCAATCCCGTCGCCGCGACGTTCTACTACCAACAGCGTTTCTTTAATTAG